A part of Thermococcus sp. JdF3 genomic DNA contains:
- a CDS encoding DeoR family transcriptional regulator gives MRKDIYTRDYLRKLGLNERQIKAVLYVKENGKIGNKEYQELFNVSRQTATRDLSDLVRLGIFKRVEKGKYKLKTHRESNMSQS, from the coding sequence TTGAGGAAGGACATTTATACAAGGGATTACCTGAGAAAGCTGGGTTTAAATGAAAGGCAGATTAAGGCCGTGCTCTACGTGAAGGAGAATGGGAAGATCGGGAATAAGGAGTATCAGGAGTTGTTTAATGTTTCGAGACAGACGGCAACAAGGGATCTGAGTGATTTGGTTAGATTGGGAATTTTCAAACGTGTCGAGAAAGGGAAGTATAAGCTAAAGACTCACCGTGAGTCAAATATGAGTCAATCATGA
- a CDS encoding flippase: MSEASQALQRIARGTGIVFAGTVISMFFGFLSRAVIARYFSTGEYGVFNLALTVLNIALVIAMLGFQNALPREVAFYREKEPSKVRDLISTALVIVALNSVIWTAVLFAGAGDISRLFGDERLAGALRIVVFALPFWALTGVIISVSRGFGRVREQVYFQNIIYPLLFMVFVAVGAFLKFPFDFVFAAYVISWGLTFLALVFSSWKVDLLKFTISLSSKLGKELVKFSVPLMLTGIAGFVMTWTDTLMLGYYLGSDVVGLYNGAAPIAKLLPIFLNSAGLIFPPLVTVLYVQGKLKEMGRVYQILTKWIFLATFPLFSLIFLFPEPTISLFFGAKYVSAAPALQILALGFMFHTFLGLNGWSLIVIGESNFIMYSTLISAVINVVLNALLIPSYNIEGAAIATAASYFVTNVLNSLRLYQRTKIHPFSWNYVKPLVISFVLLGLIQSLHLKVPSIWYAIPVLIVFLAVYMFLVLLSRSIDKEDVELFLAIEKRLGVDLRVIKIVLKRFV, encoded by the coding sequence ATGAGCGAGGCAAGCCAGGCACTGCAGAGGATTGCCAGGGGGACGGGGATCGTTTTTGCCGGGACTGTCATTTCAATGTTCTTCGGGTTTTTGAGCAGGGCGGTTATTGCGAGGTACTTTTCCACTGGAGAGTACGGTGTGTTCAACCTGGCATTGACCGTCCTCAACATCGCCCTTGTGATAGCTATGCTAGGCTTCCAGAACGCTTTACCGAGGGAGGTCGCGTTTTACAGGGAAAAAGAACCCTCGAAGGTTAGAGACTTGATTTCAACGGCCCTGGTGATCGTGGCATTGAACAGCGTAATCTGGACGGCCGTCCTCTTCGCCGGCGCGGGGGACATCTCCCGGCTCTTCGGCGATGAGAGGTTGGCGGGAGCGCTGAGGATAGTGGTCTTTGCCTTACCGTTTTGGGCGCTGACAGGGGTCATTATTTCGGTATCGAGGGGCTTTGGAAGGGTCAGGGAGCAGGTGTATTTTCAGAATATAATCTATCCACTACTGTTCATGGTCTTCGTTGCGGTCGGGGCATTTTTGAAGTTCCCGTTTGATTTTGTGTTTGCGGCTTACGTTATCTCATGGGGCCTGACGTTTCTGGCTCTGGTATTTAGTAGTTGGAAGGTTGATCTGCTTAAATTCACGATTTCATTGAGTTCAAAGCTCGGAAAAGAGCTGGTTAAATTCTCAGTTCCCCTCATGCTAACTGGTATTGCTGGTTTTGTAATGACGTGGACTGATACTTTGATGCTTGGTTATTACCTGGGTTCTGATGTTGTTGGTCTGTATAATGGTGCTGCCCCGATTGCCAAGCTTTTGCCGATATTTTTGAATTCTGCGGGGCTGATTTTTCCACCTTTGGTTACTGTCCTTTATGTTCAAGGAAAGCTTAAAGAAATGGGCAGGGTTTATCAGATACTGACCAAGTGGATATTTTTGGCTACTTTCCCATTATTTTCCCTGATCTTTTTATTCCCTGAGCCCACTATAAGCCTCTTCTTTGGAGCTAAGTATGTTTCAGCGGCTCCGGCACTTCAGATTCTGGCTTTGGGTTTTATGTTCCACACGTTTTTGGGGTTAAATGGATGGAGCTTAATTGTCATCGGGGAGAGCAATTTTATAATGTACTCCACATTAATTTCCGCAGTAATAAACGTTGTTTTGAACGCGCTCTTAATCCCAAGTTATAATATCGAGGGCGCAGCTATAGCCACTGCTGCCTCATATTTTGTAACAAATGTTTTGAATTCCCTCAGGCTTTATCAGAGGACTAAAATCCATCCCTTCAGCTGGAACTACGTTAAGCCGCTAGTTATTAGTTTTGTTTTGTTGGGATTGATTCAGAGCCTGCATTTGAAAGTGCCGAGTATATGGTATGCTATCCCGGTTTTGATTGTTTTTCTTGCAGTGTATATGTTCCTGGTTCTTTTGAGCAGGAGCATTGACAAGGAAGACGTTGAGCTATTTTTAGCGATAGAAAAGAGGTTGGGGGTTGATTTGAGAGTGATAAAAATAGTATTAAAGAGGTTTGTTTAG
- a CDS encoding glycosyltransferase family 4 protein: MWRVIAGMSEETETVILISPIRGDILNPKKGGEVYVRFIIDDFLKQGNKIIILTPSQQSDNNNKKVLCHIFPSFGGVGSLLLGLNFPYLFRLARVVKQAKRKLKLALNGPFGAISTYILSKILNAEMIYIAHNVEADRYSEKSVFEHEVTFLWVLSPFVTLFETFAVKADKIIAISKMDKKRFVERYIILPEKIKINQPRIIISNSQNVKREKNNKNMKIVFHGSYRYLPNKEAMSIIKEYIAREIKYQCEFVVFGSGSPKLRQDNFLSLGFVDNIHEFLSSCDIAIVPLKRGAGVKLKMLDYMCVGLPIVTTKKGAEGLDLVNGKHAIIVDDVNEEFIKAIEYLIENPKIRRRLGHNAKKLAKKKHTTSIVEMGNNEEGLMEIIDSNSPVY, encoded by the coding sequence ATGTGGAGGGTGATAGCTGGTATGTCGGAGGAGACAGAGACAGTTATCCTAATCAGCCCCATTAGAGGGGACATCTTAAATCCCAAAAAAGGTGGAGAAGTATATGTTAGGTTTATAATCGATGATTTTCTGAAACAGGGAAACAAAATAATAATTTTGACACCTTCTCAGCAGTCTGACAATAACAATAAGAAAGTACTATGTCATATCTTTCCTTCATTTGGAGGTGTAGGAAGTTTATTGCTTGGTCTAAACTTCCCCTACTTGTTTAGACTAGCTAGAGTAGTAAAGCAAGCAAAACGTAAGTTAAAACTAGCCTTAAATGGTCCCTTCGGAGCAATTAGCACGTATATTCTTTCAAAAATATTAAACGCTGAGATGATCTATATTGCACACAATGTTGAAGCAGACAGATATTCAGAAAAAAGTGTATTTGAACATGAAGTGACATTTTTATGGGTACTATCCCCTTTCGTTACTTTATTTGAGACTTTTGCTGTTAAAGCAGACAAAATTATCGCAATCTCAAAAATGGATAAAAAAAGGTTTGTAGAGCGATACATAATACTCCCTGAGAAAATAAAGATCAATCAGCCAAGAATCATAATATCAAATAGCCAAAACGTCAAGAGAGAAAAGAATAACAAAAACATGAAAATTGTTTTTCATGGGTCATATAGATACCTACCAAATAAGGAGGCCATGAGTATTATAAAGGAGTACATAGCAAGAGAGATAAAATACCAATGTGAATTTGTAGTTTTCGGGAGTGGATCCCCAAAGCTAAGGCAGGATAATTTTCTTTCACTTGGTTTTGTTGATAATATTCACGAATTCTTATCTTCCTGTGACATAGCAATTGTCCCTCTTAAAAGAGGAGCTGGTGTTAAGCTTAAGATGCTTGATTATATGTGTGTGGGTCTTCCAATAGTGACGACTAAGAAGGGTGCTGAGGGTTTGGATTTGGTGAATGGTAAACATGCAATAATAGTAGATGACGTAAACGAAGAGTTCATAAAGGCTATTGAATATCTAATAGAGAACCCAAAAATAAGAAGAAGACTCGGACACAATGCAAAAAAACTAGCAAAGAAAAAACACACAACAAGCATAGTGGAGATGGGCAATAATGAGGAGGGACTTATGGAAATTATTGATAGTAATTCTCCTGTTTATTAA
- a CDS encoding DUF354 domain-containing protein, translating into MTGKIWIDIANTAEIPFFKPIISELKDNYPIQLTCWRRGEVPELLQSLGFQAKPILSDSSNPIKKALSVGMRTSLLALSAPKFDAVVTMENVMPIPSAYLRRKTSIIILDNDVKLNAPQSTFQRLENKVKKLAKYVLVPEVAYEEFSKFFGQDLLTYPGYKEHVSISDYTPDPDFLNKIPFEDYIVLRPESLASHYVLEKESIVPELLRLFNKEGINIIYLPRNKAEKQLARGYNVYIPPKPLNGLDLSYYSRAVLTGSGTMAREAALLGVSAVSFFPGKTLLAIDRDLIGRKLLLHSRDPKIIVEYVVSNWNKRRNAEFEQAKEIKNEIISVIEHIINESWR; encoded by the coding sequence ATGACGGGCAAAATATGGATAGATATTGCAAATACCGCGGAGATACCATTTTTTAAACCAATAATTTCGGAGCTTAAGGATAACTATCCGATACAATTAACCTGTTGGAGACGCGGAGAAGTTCCAGAATTGCTACAGTCTCTCGGTTTTCAAGCCAAGCCTATTTTAAGTGACTCCTCCAATCCTATCAAAAAAGCGTTATCCGTTGGAATGAGAACATCTCTTCTGGCATTGAGTGCTCCGAAATTTGATGCTGTTGTAACAATGGAAAATGTTATGCCCATTCCTAGCGCATACTTGCGGAGAAAGACGTCAATCATAATTTTAGACAATGATGTTAAACTTAATGCTCCCCAGAGCACATTTCAGAGATTAGAAAATAAAGTAAAAAAACTTGCCAAGTACGTTCTTGTTCCGGAAGTAGCCTATGAGGAATTCTCTAAATTCTTTGGGCAGGATCTTCTTACTTATCCTGGGTACAAAGAACATGTTTCAATTTCAGATTACACTCCAGATCCAGATTTCTTGAATAAGATACCATTCGAGGATTACATAGTCTTGAGACCGGAATCATTAGCCTCCCACTATGTTTTAGAGAAAGAGTCAATTGTTCCGGAATTACTTAGATTATTTAATAAGGAGGGGATTAATATAATTTATCTTCCTAGAAACAAAGCAGAAAAGCAACTGGCAAGGGGTTATAACGTATACATCCCCCCTAAGCCCTTAAATGGATTAGATTTATCCTATTATTCACGTGCAGTACTAACGGGTTCTGGCACAATGGCACGAGAGGCAGCACTACTTGGGGTCTCTGCAGTTTCTTTTTTCCCGGGAAAGACGTTGCTTGCAATTGATAGAGACTTAATAGGAAGGAAGCTACTCCTTCATTCCAGAGATCCTAAAATTATTGTTGAGTATGTTGTCTCAAATTGGAATAAAAGAAGAAATGCAGAGTTCGAACAGGCGAAAGAAATCAAGAATGAAATAATTTCAGTTATCGAGCACATAATTAATGAAAGCTGGAGGTAA
- a CDS encoding DUF1972 domain-containing protein, whose translation MLKGNIAVIGLRGIPSKYGGTETFVEELTMRLRGDFQFYVMHEDSKFFEDDYKGIIRVHSPAVESKSTSIPSINDFLNTAYMLSKHETDIEVMYFLGPDSSVAAILGRLAKKKILINPDGVEWRRLIKRSRFVPIYLMPTLYISTKYLKSSEITWGFAS comes from the coding sequence GTGCTCAAAGGCAATATTGCAGTAATCGGGCTTAGGGGGATCCCATCAAAGTATGGCGGAACAGAGACCTTTGTAGAAGAGCTCACCATGAGGCTGAGGGGAGACTTCCAGTTCTACGTAATGCATGAGGACAGTAAGTTCTTTGAAGATGACTACAAAGGAATAATAAGGGTTCACTCTCCCGCGGTTGAGAGCAAGAGCACAAGTATACCCTCGATTAATGATTTTCTTAACACAGCATATATGCTCTCAAAACATGAAACGGATATTGAAGTCATGTATTTTTTGGGACCTGACAGTTCTGTGGCTGCAATACTTGGACGGCTGGCTAAAAAGAAAATCCTCATAAATCCCGACGGTGTGGAGTGGCGCAGGCTCATAAAACGGAGCCGCTTTGTGCCTATCTATCTGATGCCAACTCTATATATTTCAACCAAGTACTTGAAGTCCTCTGAAATAACATGGGGGTTTGCTTCATGA